A stretch of Triticum aestivum cultivar Chinese Spring chromosome 1D, IWGSC CS RefSeq v2.1, whole genome shotgun sequence DNA encodes these proteins:
- the LOC123180019 gene encoding disease resistance protein RGA5, whose product MEAPISASQGAMRSLPGKLELLLSGPKQGLRAEEKNKLRFLQADLQGLIDNYLFEPSEVESPASTASFWMKDVRDMSYDIDDFIYELTNVGDATVARISVVQKSPRVKISRFPEKLKRRQWISDEISGFRTRVKEAIQRHKAYLGGCRWQPSSSGELGEHQHSAPSPCCQAAIRLIGMDSSIKQLCGWLANDGQPEHKVASIVGTGGVGKTTLAREVYSKLRGQFECRGFVRIHRKPNMKMHLASILSQVRRHQISDACEVHKLIFEIKAHLQDKTYIIVIDNLWASSTWDIINHALPKGNCCSRILATTEVEAIAQTCADTSKYMPSKKESNPKYIFKKEPLSEHESRELFLSTVFGHEAECPQGLKEVSNEIIKRSGGNPLAIIILASLFAGQPASSIEQWNYIKNSLSSDLSTDTSLEGIKQVVNLGYDNLPHSLKACMLYLCLYEEDCVIWKDDLVKQWIAEGFIHAMEGNSGKEVAQSYFDELVNRGMIQPVDINCNDEILSCRVHDMVLHFIRYKSMEENFSIALDHSQTAVRLADKVRRLALHFGNVEHATPPMPASMRLSQVRSLVFSGLLKCMPSIVEFRFIQVLILKFWADPDNRSDNLTGSDDLSGNITEPDYLSDNLTEPDDLSCNLTEISELFQLRYFHLDASHMSVELPTQMKRLKDLVAWEIDADVTAVPSDIVDLPGLFFLSIPREANLPTGIGRMSSLRTLGVIDLSKNSTENIMCLGELTNLQDLRLTCSTLQPDNLERNLECLDLIIRKLSNLKCVTLVPVVSSHVKTQDDASSSSMTISWHGFTMVSLSPALLERLELSRRCCIFSSLPEWTKDLTKLGILKIAVRKVSTEDVIILKGLPSLTSLSLFIWTAPIRRIIFDNKGFLVLKYFKLVCLAPCLVFLDGAMPKVQNLKLGFNANRMERYSLVAAGFEHLTSLNELTAKIGGTGTNECCRKSTHLVLADAIIKHTSTPIINVQWLDWHYCGDEENYIEAPKEIHEWTSEKQGMTAGESSDEHGVQENNLERDPKKPADLSAWLAVTRTDTLPESTSHVQSTVHNISEAEDEWLVPSPGDDELDHEGTAVEEAVRVVEQWDLPAARLRLVFESPEDAEEYLAAATCLVGVAGAHVETVLQVAMARLEEEFRQLLIGGTASLTMEDPHDSLVSRLSLTVPTSNCASSIDVDDTWTSVSDEGDESAGWGTSSSVSGGEISSYVPDTISTLKGIMDVMYSSSYFISPDTVSTLKDIADVMLCAGYAAELSQAYSEVRRGMLVECLATLGVDKMNLEEVQHMEWVVLNAKMREWIQALKVVVQGLLAEERRICNQIFAANADTVDECFTWAAKGCVLQLLNFGDAITIEKRSSEKLFRILDMYEALAELLPELEALFSGDARDFIKEEAERILVRFGDAVRGAFSEFANVIRGETSCRLVPGGEIHPMTRYVMNYVVAATNYSCLNHLLDGSHTKVKNTEVTPSRHCMQTLITHLLDKIENKSKLYYDEALQNIFLINNLWYILHKVNDSELKTVLGDNWIRKQHGQIISTYSTGYFRSSWYTVVDCLRDDGLPHATGSSSALMDALKERFKNFNLTYEELYRTQTAWKVVDPQLRKKMQIFISENVIPAYRSFVRRYRVHLEGKKNLARYIKYSTEDLENQILDLFEGIRLG is encoded by the exons ATGGAGGCGCCCATCAGTGCATCACAGGGAGCCATGCGGTCCCTTCCTGGTAAGCTGGAGTTGTTGCTATCAGGACCCAAGCAGGGGCTGCGGGCAGAGGAGAAGAACAAGCTCCGTTTCCTCCAAGCCGATCTCCAGGGACTGATCGATAACTACCTATTCGAGCCATCTGAGGTGGAGTCCCCTGCTTCGACGGCCAGCTTCTGGATGAAGGATGTGCGCGACATGTCGTATGACATCGACGACTTCATCTACGAACTCACCAACGTCGGTGACGCCACCGTTGCCAGGATCAGTGTCGTCCAGAAATCCCCTCGTGTTAAGATCTCTCGGTTTCCGGAGAAGCTGAAACGGCGACAATGGATCTCCGATGAGATCTCAGGGTTCAGGACTCGCGTCAAGGAAGCCATTCAACGGCACAAAGCCTATCTTGGTGGCTGCAGGTGGCAACCTAGCAGCAGCGGGGAGCTGGGTGAACACCAACACTCTGCTCCATCACCATGCTGCCAGGCTGCTATTCGCCTTATTGGTATGGACAGCTCCATCAAACAGCTTTGCGGATGGTTGGCTAACGATGGACAGCCAGAGCACAAGGTGGCGTCGATAGTTGGAACTGGTGGGGTTGGGAAGACCACCCTGGCCAGAGAAGTGTACAGTAAGCTTCGAGGCCAGTTCGAGTGCCGAGGTTTTGTGCGGATACACCGGAAGCCAAACATGAAGATGCACCTCGCTAGCATACTTTCGCAAGTTCGACGGCACCAGATCTCCGATGCTTGCGAGGTGCATAAACTGATCTTCGAGATCAAAGCACACCTGCAAGATAAGAC GTACATAATTGTAATTGATAATCTGTGGGCATCATCAACCTGGGATATTATCAACCATGCTTTGCCGAAGGGAAATTGTTGCAGTAGGATATTAGCAACGACCGAAGTTGAAGCCATAGCACAGACATGCGCAGATACCTCCAAGTATATGCcttcaaagaaagaaagcaacCCCAAGTATATCTTCAAGAAGGAACCGCTAAGTGAACATGAGTCAAGAGAACTATTTTTAAGTACAGTTTTTGGCCATGAAGCTGAATGTCCTCAGGGCCTCAAGGAAGTTTCAAATGAAATTATAAAAAGAAGTGGTGGCAATCCGCTAGCAATTATTATATTGGCGAGTCTTTTTGCAGGTCAGCCAGCCAGCAGCATAGAGCAATGGAATTACATCAAGAATTCGCTGAGTTCTGATTTAAGCACGGATACTAGTTTGGAAGGGATAAAACAAGTCGTCAACCTTGGCTATGACAATCTTCCTCACAGTTTGAAAGCATGCATGCTATATCTATGTTTGTATGAAGAGGACTGTGTAATCTGGAAGGATGATTTGGTGAAGCAGTGGATAGCTGAAGGTTTCATCCACGCAATGGAAGGGAACAGTGGGAAGGAAGTTGCACAAAGCTATTTTGATGAGCTTGTTAACAGAGGAATGATCCAACCTGTGGATATCAACTGCAATGATGAAATTCTTTCATGTAGAGTGCACGACATGGTACTTCACTTTATTAGATACAAGTCCATGGAAGAGAATTTTAGCATTGCATTAGATCATTCCCAGACTGCTGTAAGGCTTGCTGACAAGGTTCGTCGGCTAGCTCTCCACTTCGGCAATGTCGAACATGCCACACCACCAATGCCAGCAAGTATGAGACTGTCACAAGTTCGATCTCTTGTCTTTTCTGGATTGCTCAAGTGCATGCCTTCCATTGTGGAGTTCCGGTTTATTCAGGTTCTGATCCTTAAATTTTGGGCTGATCCTGATAACAGGAGTGACAACCTTACTGGCTCTGATGACCTGAGTGGCAACATCACTGAACCAGATTACTTAAGTGACAATCTCACTGAACCTGATGATCTGAGTTGTAATCTAACTGAAATTTCAGAGCTCTTCCAACTGAGGTATTTTCATCTCGATGCAAGTCATATGAGTGTGGAGCTTCCAACACAGATGAAACGGCTAAAAGATTTGGTGGCATGGGAAATTGATGCCGATGTAACTGCAGTTCCATCAGATATTGTCGATCTGCCGGGCTTGTTCTTCCTCAGTATTCCTAGAGAGGCAAATCTGCCCACTGGTATTGGCCGCATGTCATCTCTTCGCACTCTGGGAGTTATCGATCTCAGCAAGAACTCAACAGAAAATATTATGTGCCTTGGTGAGCTGACCAATCTCCAGGATCTTCGTCTCACATGTTCCACATTACAGCCTGATAACCTGGAAAGGAACTTGGAATGCCTGGACTTGATAATTCGGAAACTAAGCAATCTCAAATGTGTAACTCTGGTACCTGTAGTCTCCTCTCATGTAAAAACTCAGGATGATGCCAGTTCTTCAAGCATGACCATTTCTTGGCATGGCTTCACTATGGTGTCCCTTTCTCCAGCCCTTCTTGAGAGACTAGAGTTGTCACGGCGCTGCTGCATCTTCTCCAGCTTACCTGAGTGGACCAAGGATCTTACGAAGCTTGGCATCTTAAAGATTGCAGTTAGGAAGGTGTCAACTGAAGATGTTATTATTCTCAAAGGATTGCCTTCCCTCACCTCTCTCTCGTTGTTCATCTGGACCGCACCCATAAGAAGGATCATCTTTGACAACAAGGGATTCTTGGTTCTCAAGTACTTCAAGTTAGTGTGTCTTGCACCATGCCTGGTTTTTCTGGATGGAGCAATGCCCAAAGTCCAAAATCTCAAGCTAGGCTTTAATGCTAATAGAATGGAGCGATATAGCTTGGTAGCTGCTGGGTTTGAGCACCTAACTAGCCTCAACGAGCTCACTGCAAAAATTGGGGGCACCGGTACTAATGAATGCTGCAGAAAGTCCACACATTTGGTGTTGGCTGATGCCATTATAAAGCATACAAGCACCCCCATCATCAATGTACAATGGTTGGATTGGCATTATTGTGGTGATGAAGAGAACTACATAGAGGCTCCAAAAGAAATACACGAATGGACTTcggaaaaacaaggcatgacagcTGGGGAAAGCTCAGATGAACATGGAGTTCAAGAGAATAACTTGGAGAGAGATCCCAAGAAACCCGCCGATTTAAG TGCATGGCTTGCTGTCACCAGGACTGATACGCTACCAGAATCCACCTCCCATGTGCAGAGTACAG TCCATAACATCTCGGAGGCAGAGGATGAGTGGTTGGTACCCAGCCCTGGCGACGACGAGCTGGACCACGAGGGCACTGCAGTGGAGGAGGCGGTGCGGGTGGTGGAACAGTGGGACTTGCCAGCGGCCAGGCTCAGGCTTGTGTTCGAGTCGCCGGAGGACGCCGAGGAGTACCTTGCCGCGGCCACCTGCCTCGTTGGTGTGGCCGGTGCACACGTTGAGACGGTGCTGCAGGTCGCAATGGCACGGCTCGAGGAGGAGTTCCGCCAGCTGCTGATCGGCGGGACGGCATCGCTCACTATGGAGGACCCCCACGATTCTCTCGTCTCTCGGCTCTCGCTTACCGTACCAACATCCAATTGTGCATCTTCCATCGACGTAGACGACACATGGACCTCGGTCTCCGACGAGGGAGATGAGTCTGCGGGTTGGGGCACATCAAGTTCGGTCTCCGGTGGCGAGATCTCATCTTACGTCCCGGACACCATTAGCACCCTCAAGGGCATCATGGACGTCATGTATAGCTCGTCTTACTTCATTTCCCCGGATACTGTCAGCACTCTCAAGGACATCGCAGACGTCATGCTGTGCGCTGGCTATGCTGCAGAGCTTAGCCAGGCCTACAGTGAAGTGCGCCGGGGCATGCTTGTTGAGTGTCTTGCCACACTTGGGGTCGACAAGATGAACCTAGAGGAGGTGCAGCACATGGAGTGGGTCGTCCTCAACGCCAAGATGAGGGAGTGGATCCAGGCACTCAAGGTGGTTGTCCAGGGCCTTCTTGCTGAGGAGCGCCGCATCTGTAACCAGATCTTCGCAGCCAATGCCGACACTGTAGACGAATGCTTTACATGGGCAGCAAAGGGGTGCGTGCTACAGCTGCTTAACTTTGGTGATGCCATTACGATTGAGAAGAGATCGTCCGAGAAGCTGTTCCGTATTCTTGATATGTATGAAGCTCTAGCTGAGTTACTGCCTGAGCTCGAGGCCTTGTTCTCTGGCGATGCAAGGGATTTTATCAAGGAAGAGGCAGAGCGGATACTTGTGAGGTTTGGGGATGCAGTGCGTGGTGCATTTTCTGAGTTTGCCAATGTGATAAGGGGGGAGACTTCTTGCAGATTAGTGCCAGGTGGCGAGATCCATCCGATGACACGTTACGTCATGAACTATGTAGTAGCGGCTACAAATTACAGTTGCCTGAATCATCTTCTTGATGGCAGTCATACTAAGGTGAAGAATACAGAGGTGACTCCTTCACGACACTGCATGCAGACACTAATCACACATCTATTGGATAAGATTGAGAATAAATCAAAGCTGTATTATGATGAGGCGCTGCAGAACATCTTTTTGATCAACAATCTATGGTACATTCTGCACAAGGTGAATGATTCAGAACTGAAGACTGTGCTTGGGGATAACTGGATCCGTAAACAACATGGTCAGATCATCAGTACGTACTCCACAGGGTACTTCCGATCTTCATGGTATACGGTTGTAGATTGTCTGAGGGATGATGGGCTGCCACATGCAACAGGTTCATCGAGTGCACTCATGGATGCTCTGAAGGAAAGGTTCAAGAATTTCAACTTGACCTACGAAGAGTTATACAGGACACAGACAGCATGGAAGGTTGTGGATCCTCAGCTCAGAAAGAAGATGCAGATTTTCATCTCAGAGAATGTCATTCCAGCATACCGTTCGTTTGTTAGAAGGTACCGAGTCCACCTAGAGGGGAAAAAGAATTTGGCAAGGTATATAAAATATAGTACTGAGGATTTGGAAAACCAGATCTTAGATTTGTTTGAAGGGATAAGATTGGGATAG
- the LOC123157180 gene encoding disease resistance protein RGA4-like, translating to MVSPAGLVAEKAAATAFANVVMGRLNRELGKKYDMWKNIKTEISSLQTDLGILAAAVDDHQSMAAPPRTAVARVYGEEIRELTHDIEDCVERFLHRVTCKPGTSRARRSAHAIRTFRTRLRFAAKIKEFRNRVAEARNRALNAAMLPDGAQASNNETMHQSAGFVQDCCHPVGIAEATMELRRLLNIEPNEDEAEGTSNNTLAAPQLRVVAIVGFGGSGKTTLAKAVYDTVHNEGSLHCVWVDGHSLDNKDANGIVKHIQEKLQLGEGSSTTSPTEYHKDR from the coding sequence ATGGTATCACCGGCGGGGCTAGTGGCAGAGAAAGCAGCAGCGACAGCTTTCGCAAACGTCGTCATGGGGAGACTGAATAGGGAGCTCGGCAAGAAGTACGACATGTGGAAGAACATCAAAACTGAAATCTCATCTCTTCAGACAGACCTTGGCATCCTGGCCGCAGCCGTAGATGACCACCAGAGCATGGCTGCCCCTCCTCGCACAGCCGTCGCGAGGGTGTATGGCGAGGAGATCCGTGAGCTGACCCATGATATCGAGGACTGCGTCGAGCGCTTCCTGCACCGCGTCACCTGCAAGCCAGGAACATCGCGGGCTCGCCGGTCCGCTCATGCCATCCGGACGTTCCGCACCCGTCTCAGGTTTGCTGCCAAGATCAAGGAGTTCAGGAACCGCGTGGCCGAAGCACGCAACCGGGCGTTGAATGCTGCCATGCTCCCTGATGGTGCCCAAGCATCGAACAACGAGACCATGCACCAATCAGCGGGATTTGTGCAGGATTGCTGTCATCCTGTGGGTATCGCGGAGGCCACCATGGAGCTTCGCAGGCTGCTCAACATCGAACCAAACGAAGATGAAGCAGAGGGCACAAGTAACAACACCCTGGCTGCACCTCAGCTACGGGTGGTCGCCATAGTTGGATTTGGTGGTTCAGGAAAGACAACCCTTGCAAAGGCAGTCTACGATACTGTCCACAATGAAGGATCACTCCATTGTGTTTGGGTTGATGGGCACTCATTGGATAATAAGGATGCCAATGGGATCGTCAAACATATACAAGAAAAGCTTCAGCTGGGGGAAGGGTCTTCCACAACATCTCCCACAGAATACCACAAGGACAGGTGA